TGAATGAGGTATTTAGTTGTACTTATTTCTTCTCCTTTTCCCATAATGGGCCTCCTTTATTATTGTAATTATAGATACATTTGAATCGATTAAGATCATTAAGGGTGGGCTTTCCATTTCGGCGGAAATCCCTTGATAATAATTATAGGTAATTACCATAAGGATTTATTTCTAATTCTAATTGTTTCATATGTTTTGGAAGACTTTCTATATCTTTAATATATCTTCGCGTGATTTTTATAATATTTTTTCTAATATTAAGATCAGGATGAGAGCCAAGGCTCTGTATATCTTCTGACAGTTTTTTTGCAAGTATATCTCCCTTTTTATCAAAATCTGTCAGTATAATGACTTTTGAAGATGTCTTGGCGGCTATTTCTGCAATTTCAAAGAGTTTAAGACCAGAACCTGAAACTTTGATGATATTACCAGTAATACCTAACTCTCTTAAAGCCTCTTCGTCTTTCTTACCCTCGATAAGAATTGGCATTCCTTGTTCTACGCAGGATGATAGCTCTTCAACAATGCGAGATAATCTTCTAAAACTCATGGTAAGCCCTTTTTATGAAATGTCTAAATAGTATCTATGAGATTATATAGTCTATCTTATATAAATAATTGAACATTCAAAACAAGTATTAATTATAAATAATTAAACCATTTAATACATTTTATTATTAAGTTTAAGTCCTGATCTATATCAAATGATCGGCTAGTAGACTATTTAAATCAGAATTATGTAAATAATATAGTTTTTCGTTTAAAACTTTGATATAAATGTAAAGTTTTAAATGATATTGTAGAAATATGATTTATTAACTACCAAACTTGGAGGTTGACAAAATTCAGAATGAATTTTGGAACCCCAAAAACAAAGTTTTTTGGAGGTTGAAGAAAATCTTTTTCGAGATTTTTGAAACCCCAAATTTTCTAACAAAAATTTGGAGGTTGAAAGAAATGCATAGCATTTCTTGAACCTCAAAAATATTAAAAATATTTTTGGAGGATATTAAATTGGCAAAAGGCCTAATTAGAATTGTTTTAGATATACTAAAACCTCATGAACCAAATATACCTTATTTTGCAAAATATTTAAGTGAAATAGATGGAGTAGATGGTGTAAACGTTACTTTAATGGAAATAGATAAAGAAACAGAGAACGTTAAAGTAACAATGCAGGGAAATGATTTAAATTTTGAACAAATAAGTGAAGCAATTAAGCAATACGGCGGTTCAATTCACAGTGTTGACGAGGTTGTTGCCGGTAAAAAACTTGTTGAAGAAGTTACAACACCTCAGGACTGATTTTATATGAAAAATAAGAAGAAGCTTTCACCTGAGAGCATCTTAGAATTATTTTCACCCAAATTTTCTGATTCTAAAGTAGCACGCTTGAATCTTAATACATCCCAGGTTTCAGATGCTTTAAACAAAGTAACAGGTAATCCGGGAGTGCTTTCTGGAATTAAGCCATTATTTGATAGGACCATCGTTGGAAGGGCAGTAACTGCCAGTACGATGGCTGATGACTGGGGCACAAGTATTAAAGCTATTGAAGCGGCTAAAGAAGGTGAAGTTCTTGTCATTCAGGTTGAAGGTGATGATAAAGCTGTATGGGGTGAGCTAGCCTCAAAAACAGCGCAAGAGAGGGGAATAATAAGTACGGTAATCGATGGGGCTGTAAGGGATGTTGGAGCAGTAAAGAAATTAAAATATCCCGTATTCTCAAAGACTATTGTTCCTAATGCCGGAAGCTCAAAAGCAGAAGGTAAAATTAATATTCCAGTAACCTGTGGAAATGTAACTGTTAATCCTCATGATTTAATTATAGGGGATGAATGTGGAGTCGTAGTTGTGCCAGATGAGCATTTAAAAGACGTTATAGATGAAACATTGCGCATTAAAAGAAATGAGGCTCAAATCATCTCAAAAATTGAAAAAGGCTATTCTTTTTCAGATATACTTGGATTAAATTAAATATTTAATCCTAATAATTTGTTTTATTTATAATCAAATGTTAATTACTGCTTGAAAAACATTTATATAAGGTTATATTCACATAACTTATGAAGATGTTTTTAATGTACTAATAAGGATAATACTAGTTTTACAGGGATTTAATATGCAGAACACCACCGAATTTATAAAGGATCATAAACTGGAAATTGCGCTGTCGTTTGCTGCGGGCTTATTTATCATATTCTTAGTGTCTTTTTTTATAGGCTTAGATGAAATTTTAAGTGTTTTAGATCACACTGATTTAACGATAATGTTGTTTACACTGGTTTTAGAACTTGTTATGCTGCTTATGTGGGCTGTAAGATGGAAATTTATTTTAGATATTCTCGATAAGGCACCTAAATTTAAACAGATAATTTTAATGCTTTATTCGAGTATTTTTGGGAATAACGTCACTCCAGGTGCAGCTGGTGGAGAACCTTTACGTGCGTATCTTCTTGACAAGTTTGAGGGTATTCCTTTTGAAGTTGGATTTGCATCTACCACTGCAGATAGGGTTTTTGAATTTTTCCCATTTGTACTGGTCTCTATACTTACTATATATCTCATATTTACATTAGATGCCGGATTCTGGCTTAGTTTGATAATCATTATCTTAATTATACTTGTGATAGTTATCTTTGGACTTATGATATATGTTGGCTATAAGAAGGAGGTCGCTACCAGATTGGTTATTTCTATTGCAAAGCGTATATATCCGCTTGCAAAAAGGTTAACATCTAAAGAAACACCTTTTAGCAATATCCACGATAAGCTGATAGGATATATCGAAAGCTTTACCACTGGTTTTCAGGGAGTACTTAAAGATCGTAAGATGTTTGTTGTGGGTATTTTAATCTCTTTTTTAATGTGGGGAATAGATAGTTTACGTTTTTATTTAACATTTGTGGCTGTAGGTTACCATCCTCCAATTTTACCTGTGGTAATTATTTATACTGTTGCATTTGTGGTCTCTATAATCCCGAATATACCCGGGTCTCTTGGTATTCGTGAGGCTGTAATGATTGCCCTTTTCCTGCCTGTAGGTGTTTCTCCAGATATAGTCCTTGCAGTATCTCTGCTGGATCGTGTGGTAAGTTATGTTATTCCAACGTCTATTGGAGCCCTTGCAACGTTTTACTACGGTAAAATCTATAAAGAAAAAAAGGTAAGTTCAAAAGCTTAAGCTTGATATGTTATCAATTAATTTATGATTAAAAGCATAATTAAGAACGCTCGTGTCCATGATCCTGTGCATGAGTTATACTTATGTTAAATTGTAGTTTTAATTGATTATATGGGATTTATCTTAAAAAATGCAATTTATTTAACCATTAATCACATGAAAAATGAAGCGTTATTATTTACACAACATTCTGGGCATGAGCGTTTAAGAATTATTATTTATTAAGATCCTTTATTTTTAGTTTTAGTGGTACTTTATAGATTTTAGAAACTTCAGATGCCTGTGCTCATGGTTTTTGTATTTTAGATTAAAATTTGATTATAGATTTATCTTACTATATGTAATTTTTAGTTTTAGGAGTAGATGTTGGGTTATAAATTCAAAAGACTTATATTAGAGATTAACATTTATTATTTAAAAATATCGAAATATTTATATATAACTTCCGCACACTATAATAATATATAAAATTATCGGTTGATGATAAACTGAAAAAATTGGGAATTATATCACATATCTCCAACAAGGGCAAAATCATACTAAGATCCGATAAAACGCCTGGTTTTGGACTACCTGTTTTTACTGAAGATAAAAAAAGGATTGGAACTGTTCACGATTTCTTTGGACCTACAAAAAGACCGTATATATCAGTCAAAGTTTACGCAAAAAACACTAAAAATCTTGAAAAGCGAGTTGGAGAGAGCTTGTATATATCATCAAAACCTATAAAAAAATGGGGGCGAAAAAAACGAAAGAAAAGATGAAATACGACGTTTCAGAAATTGAAAAGGTCGAAACAAGATGCCCGGAATGCAATTCTGACAAACTCATTAACGATCACGAACGCGGGGAAATAGTATGCGGTGCGTGTGGACTGGTTATCGATGATAATTTAGTTGATATGGGACCAGAATGGAGAGCATTTGACCATGAGCAAAGGGATAAAAGGACAAGGGTAGGTGCTCCAATAACTTATACCATCCACGATAAAGGTTTAAGTACCATGATCGATTGGAGGAACAAAGACATCTACGGTAGGGATATCCCTGCCAGGAACCGTGCTCAATGGTACCGTTTAAGGAAATGGCAGAGAAAAATAAGGATTTCTGGTGCCACAGAAAGGAACCTCGCGTTTGCTTTAAGTGAACTTGATAGAGACTCTTCGAGACTGGGTTTACCTAGAAGTGTGAGAGAAGCAGCTTCAGTTGTTTACAGAAGTGCTGTTGAAAACAAACTCATAAGAGGGCGAAGTATAGAGGGAGTAGTTGCAGCATCATTATATGCAGCATGCAGGCGATGTAACGTTCCAAGGACTCTTGATGAGATTGCAGAAGTTTCTAGAGTAAGTAAAAAAGAAGTTGGAAGAACTTACAGGTTCTTAACACGTGAACTTAACATAAAATTACCACCAACATCTCCAGTTGATTACGTACCAAGATTTGCAAGTGAGTTAAGCTTATCTGGTGAAGTACAATCCAAAGCTATTGAAATAATTGAAAAAGCTATGGAAAAAGGTCTTACATCAGGTAGGGGACCAACAGGAGTTGCAGCAGCAGCTTTATATATAGCATCTGTACTTCTTGGTGAAAGAAAAACTCAAAGGGATGTTGCAGACATCGCGGGTGTAACTGAAGTAACCATCCGTAACAGATACAAAGAGCTTACAGAACAGCTTGATATGGGTGTAACTTTATAGTTACCCTACTTACTTTAAATAAAATCTATTTTTAATCATTTAGTAAAAAAAAGGTAATGTGCATGTTATATAAAGCTATTGCCTGTTAAATTTTATTAAAACTTGAAATTTGTTTTTGTGCACTAATTTTATTAATTATACTGCAGAATTAACTTGAAAGACTAATAAAAAATAAGAGGAATTTTAAAATCCTAATTGTCCTCTAAATACATATGCTATATAAATCACGATAATTACTGCAAGAATTATATAAAACATTCTCCGAGTTTTGGCGACTTTTCTAGCTCTTTCTGCGTATGTTTCTTCACATTTAGGTGAGCAAAATCGCTCTTCTGGTGGAATTGATATTCCGCATACTGGACAGTGTTTATGTGGTTTTGTCATATTAATACACCTCTTTTATTGTAAGTAGTTTAAAATTGAATTTTAAAACTTTAAAAATATGTATTCATTATTTAACCATTTTAACTCATGTAAAAAAAATGATGTTTGGAATACTTTATGATACAACCTATATCCTTCACATTTATAAAGACTACCATGAATTATGAAAAATTAAATAATGAAGTGATTTTTTAATCATGAACAATTGTAGTCCCTATTTCGCTGGAAACTGCTTTTTGAATATTTTCAGCGTGATTTCCATTTACAATTCTGGTCTTTATTTTTGATCGTTTAATTATTTGTATTGCTGTGCTGTCGAAAAACTCATAAGTACCAGCTTTGGTTTCTTTACTGCTTAAAATGGACATCATTTCTGCAGGGGTAATTTTTTCAAACATTTTAGCATCATCATGCTTATTTGGGTCTTTATCGTATAATCCATCCACTGATGTGGCGTTTATCAAAAGATCAGCATTTACAAATTCTGCAAGGATACTGCTGACAGCATCTGTACTGTGGGCTGGTTCAGTTCCACCCATAACCACAATTTTACCAGATACTGAAAATTCCATTGCTTCGTGAAAATTTTTAGCTACCTTTGGATATGCATCTTCACCAAGGGCCATAATTAAAAGTTTAGCATTCAATCGTGTAACATCAATCCCTATATCATCACAAGCTGCTTCAGAAACTCCAAGATCCCTTGCAATTCCAATGTATTCTCGAGCGGGCTTTCCACCACCAACTACAATAAATAACTTGTGTTCATCATTCATACTTCTTAAAACATCAGCATAATCTTTAAATTTTTCATGGCTATTCTCTTTAATTATTATAGATCCGCCTACTGCGACCACAATTTTCATATTATCATCACCATATTAACTGTCAATGTAACTTAAATAAATATAATTCTAAAGTAGAATTAGTAAGGTTTTAATTATATATTATTGAAGATATAATATAAATTAAATAGCTTATGTTCTGATATTTTAAATTATGAGGATATAGTGAACTAATTTGCTAGTAAGGTTTTAATTATATATTACTGAAGATATAATATACTAAAGAGCTTATGTTTTAATATTTTAAATGATGGATATAATGAATTAATTTACGGGTAAAATTTTAATTTATATATTGAAGATATAATATAAAATAGCTTATGTTCTGATATTTTAAATTATGTTGATATAATGAACTAATTTACTATTACTATTATTAAGGAGTGATTTTTTTGGCTGAAGTGTCATCAAAAGAGTTATACGAGTTTAAAAGAACCATCGAAGAACTCGCAGATAAAAAAGGAAGGGGAACTGAACTTGTGTCAGTTTATATCCCCCCTGATAAACAGGTGAGTGATGTAGTTAAGCACATGAGGGAAGAATTAAGTCAAAGTGCTAACATTAAGAGTAAACAAACCAAAAAGAATGTACAGTCTGCAATTGAGGTAATTGTGCAGAAATTGAAGCTGTTTCCAAAACCCCCTGAACATGGACTGCTCCTTTTTGTTGGAATGATCCCTAAAGGAGGTCCTGGTACTGAAAAAATGGAAACTTACGTTTTTGAGCCGCCAGAAGTTATACAGACTTACACATATCACTGTAATTCTGAATTTTATTTGGAACCGCTTCAGGATATGTTGGATGTAAAGGAAACATATGGACTTGCTGTACTGGACAGAAAAGAAGCTACAATTGCTGTCTTACGTGGTAAACGAATTGATATTGTTAAAACATTAACTAGTGGTGTTCCAGGTAAGCACAAAGCAGGTGGACAGTCCCAGCGAAGGTTTGACCGTTTAATTGACCTTGCAGCTCATGAGTTCTTAAAAAGAATAGGACATCATATTAACGATGCTTTTTTACCGATCCCTGACTTAAAGGGAGTAGTGTTAGGTGGACCCGGGCATACCAAGGAAGAGTTCCTTGAAGGGGATTATATGCACTATGAAATTAAAAATAAGGTTATAACCACTGTAGATACTTCATATACTGGTGAATTTGGTATAAGGGAAGTCATTGACAAGTCCATGGATGTTTTAAATGAAATGGATATAATGCGTGAGAAAAAACTTGTACAGCGGTTTTTAAAGGAACTCATTAACGAAGATGGGCTTTCATCTTATGGAGAAAAAGATGTAAGGCGAAATCTTGAAATGGGTGCAGTTGAAGTCCTTCTTCTATCTGAAGATGTTAGTTACAAGCGCGAGACATGTGAATGCCCTGCATGTGCATATACCGAAGGAAAAACTATTAAAAAATCTGAAGAAATAGGAAATGAGCAGTGCCCACAATGTGGAGAAATAATGAAGGTCGTTGGATCAAGGGACATTATCGACGAGTTTGTTGATATGGCTGAAGAGGTTGGATCTGATATCGAGATTATTTCAACTGAAACAGAGGAAGGAATGCAGTTATTGCGTGCATTTGGTGGTATTGCTGCTATATTGAGATATAGAACTTAATCTATATTTTTTTAATGATTTTTGAGAAATTTTCTGGGCAGAAAAATTTACGATTTTTCTGCATTTTTTGACCACCGCTCAAAAATTCTACGAATTTTTGGCGTCCCAAAAATCTCTGATTTTTGAGGACTTTTTTAGAAAAAAGGTGGAGGAGATGCAGTTATCACGTGCATTTGGTGGTATTGCTGCTAAGGTATAGAACATAGAGTTCTATCTCTATTTTTTTTATTTAATTTGAAAAGTAGTTTAGATAGAATAGATTCTGATTTTTTTAAATAATTTAAGAAAAAAGGATTAAAAATAAATAAGAATTAGACTTATCCAAGTCTACTTATACGAATCAAGGATTCCACAGGTACACCTCAACTTTTTTTTCTAAAAAAGGTTGATCAAAAAATCCTCGCTCAAAAATAAAAAATTTTTGAGCTATCGAAACTTCGTTTCGATGCTCCAAACACTACATGTTTGAGAGCTGTGGGAAAAATAAATCAATGGAATTCTTTTTTTTACTAATTTGGAAAATAATATTCTCTTATTATATGAAATGTATGCTATTTTTTTATATTTTTGCATTCCAAGTGCTATTGAATCATAAAATTTGGTTTAATCCTAATCAGTTGTTTATTTTAAACAAAAAATTTATTAATTTAAAAC
This genomic window from Methanobacterium veterum contains:
- a CDS encoding toprim domain-containing protein, encoding MPILIEGKKDEEALRELGITGNIIKVSGSGLKLFEIAEIAAKTSSKVIILTDFDKKGDILAKKLSEDIQSLGSHPDLNIRKNIIKITRRYIKDIESLPKHMKQLELEINPYGNYL
- a CDS encoding DUF211 domain-containing protein, which codes for MAKGLIRIVLDILKPHEPNIPYFAKYLSEIDGVDGVNVTLMEIDKETENVKVTMQGNDLNFEQISEAIKQYGGSIHSVDEVVAGKKLVEEVTTPQD
- a CDS encoding RraA family protein, which encodes MKNKKKLSPESILELFSPKFSDSKVARLNLNTSQVSDALNKVTGNPGVLSGIKPLFDRTIVGRAVTASTMADDWGTSIKAIEAAKEGEVLVIQVEGDDKAVWGELASKTAQERGIISTVIDGAVRDVGAVKKLKYPVFSKTIVPNAGSSKAEGKINIPVTCGNVTVNPHDLIIGDECGVVVVPDEHLKDVIDETLRIKRNEAQIISKIEKGYSFSDILGLN
- a CDS encoding UPF0104 family protein; amino-acid sequence: MQNTTEFIKDHKLEIALSFAAGLFIIFLVSFFIGLDEILSVLDHTDLTIMLFTLVLELVMLLMWAVRWKFILDILDKAPKFKQIILMLYSSIFGNNVTPGAAGGEPLRAYLLDKFEGIPFEVGFASTTADRVFEFFPFVLVSILTIYLIFTLDAGFWLSLIIIILIILVIVIFGLMIYVGYKKEVATRLVISIAKRIYPLAKRLTSKETPFSNIHDKLIGYIESFTTGFQGVLKDRKMFVVGILISFLMWGIDSLRFYLTFVAVGYHPPILPVVIIYTVAFVVSIIPNIPGSLGIREAVMIALFLPVGVSPDIVLAVSLLDRVVSYVIPTSIGALATFYYGKIYKEKKVSSKA
- a CDS encoding H/ACA ribonucleoprotein complex subunit GAR1, producing MGIISHISNKGKIILRSDKTPGFGLPVFTEDKKRIGTVHDFFGPTKRPYISVKVYAKNTKNLEKRVGESLYISSKPIKKWGRKKRKKR
- a CDS encoding transcription initiation factor IIB; the protein is MKYDVSEIEKVETRCPECNSDKLINDHERGEIVCGACGLVIDDNLVDMGPEWRAFDHEQRDKRTRVGAPITYTIHDKGLSTMIDWRNKDIYGRDIPARNRAQWYRLRKWQRKIRISGATERNLAFALSELDRDSSRLGLPRSVREAASVVYRSAVENKLIRGRSIEGVVAASLYAACRRCNVPRTLDEIAEVSRVSKKEVGRTYRFLTRELNIKLPPTSPVDYVPRFASELSLSGEVQSKAIEIIEKAMEKGLTSGRGPTGVAAAALYIASVLLGERKTQRDVADIAGVTEVTIRNRYKELTEQLDMGVTL
- a CDS encoding DUF2116 family Zn-ribbon domain-containing protein — translated: MTKPHKHCPVCGISIPPEERFCSPKCEETYAERARKVAKTRRMFYIILAVIIVIYIAYVFRGQLGF
- the pyrH gene encoding UMP kinase, with protein sequence MKIVVAVGGSIIIKENSHEKFKDYADVLRSMNDEHKLFIVVGGGKPAREYIGIARDLGVSEAACDDIGIDVTRLNAKLLIMALGEDAYPKVAKNFHEAMEFSVSGKIVVMGGTEPAHSTDAVSSILAEFVNADLLINATSVDGLYDKDPNKHDDAKMFEKITPAEMMSILSSKETKAGTYEFFDSTAIQIIKRSKIKTRIVNGNHAENIQKAVSSEIGTTIVHD
- the prf1 gene encoding peptide chain release factor aRF-1 — its product is MAEVSSKELYEFKRTIEELADKKGRGTELVSVYIPPDKQVSDVVKHMREELSQSANIKSKQTKKNVQSAIEVIVQKLKLFPKPPEHGLLLFVGMIPKGGPGTEKMETYVFEPPEVIQTYTYHCNSEFYLEPLQDMLDVKETYGLAVLDRKEATIAVLRGKRIDIVKTLTSGVPGKHKAGGQSQRRFDRLIDLAAHEFLKRIGHHINDAFLPIPDLKGVVLGGPGHTKEEFLEGDYMHYEIKNKVITTVDTSYTGEFGIREVIDKSMDVLNEMDIMREKKLVQRFLKELINEDGLSSYGEKDVRRNLEMGAVEVLLLSEDVSYKRETCECPACAYTEGKTIKKSEEIGNEQCPQCGEIMKVVGSRDIIDEFVDMAEEVGSDIEIISTETEEGMQLLRAFGGIAAILRYRT